Within the Gemmatimonadaceae bacterium genome, the region CGTCGTCGTCCTCGTACGCCACCGACAGCGGGATCGACTCGGCGATCACCTCACGGGCCGGCGGCGGCGGCACGCTCACTTCCACCATCATTCCCGGTCCGGCCCGGAAGCTGGCCTTCTCACGGGCGCCGTTCACCAGCACCCGCCCCTCGGCGATCAGCGTGGCCGCGTGGTTGCGCGAGAGGTCGAGGCGCGTCGCCACCAGCACGTCGAGCCGCGGTGCGTCATCCGGCGCCGCGAACCGCTCCAGGCGCGGCGCCCGCTCACTCACGCGAGTGCAGCCGCTGGCGCTCCTCCAGCCAGAGCGCCACGGCGAGGAGGCAGGCGCCGATCGTCACCCCGGAGTCCGCGACGTTGAACGTCCAGAATCGAATCGTCCCCACTCCCAGATCGATGAAGTCCACCACCCCTCGCCCTGATTGCAGACGGTCCAGCAGATTCCCCGCCGCGCCACCCCAGACCAGGCCCAGTCCCAGGGTCTTGAGCCGCTCCCCCGGCCGGCTCTCCCGTTGGATGAGCCAGATCCAGACGAGCGCGCCGGCCGCGAACCCTCCGAATACGAGCCGCGAATAGCGGCCGAGCGACATGCTGAACGCCGCTCCCCGGTTGAAGGCCAGGGTGAGGCGGCCGTACGATCCGAGCACGTCGTGCGGCACGAACGGCGTCAGGTATCGCACGGCGAGCAGCTTGGTGATCACGTCGAGCACGACGATACACCCGGCGGCGGTCCAGAACAGGCGGCCGTTGGACTGGGCGCGTGTCATCGAGGGCCGGTCAGGAGGGTTCGCCAGCGGGATGCTCGCCGATCGCCGG harbors:
- the lspA gene encoding signal peptidase II — translated: MTRAQSNGRLFWTAAGCIVVLDVITKLLAVRYLTPFVPHDVLGSYGRLTLAFNRGAAFSMSLGRYSRLVFGGFAAGALVWIWLIQRESRPGERLKTLGLGLVWGGAAGNLLDRLQSGRGVVDFIDLGVGTIRFWTFNVADSGVTIGACLLAVALWLEERQRLHSRE